One genomic segment of Hordeum vulgare subsp. vulgare chromosome 2H, MorexV3_pseudomolecules_assembly, whole genome shotgun sequence includes these proteins:
- the LOC123428979 gene encoding uncharacterized protein LOC123428979: MEPRSRGDDKEKQVVDFMLQDMEKLGHQMLSMLHSLKRSNSHRSALSVCSYKARELCCATSRLHRVISSNSKELAMDQQQEGEEEKLFNKFPADEDYEHEFARLVAEEEEDPQEEDPRDSARKFDELAKEEAEEQAGLDTSSMEYLNKRMEAEQTDFAYVRTSWENSWASKDGRCGDYSDTTALSPMYFTHYTPGVIPSPAAVTATTLQVYSIKIKILKDLKWPLRVYGVVAARDTVDRNCNILFHRSKSRCQQLTQQDCCLCLTGPSRAIVAMDPVDFEVALYAVEGVDKGTMLMGIDHRVEDGATFSLSDHRCVAEFNLEQLDRSLQATILGVRVTKGPWPFKYGCRIVCSWSPFASTDHKDEDVAAATYCRRLVLLDHCGKGVPRGSDNNKSYLDLSRKVVSVESKGTLRVGIEAYGKSRRWIARKDHIDFPVHHCQISMRECSLGEATVEVAVAWSLLVNEKADLLLDYAPMSGN; encoded by the exons ATGGAACCAAGATCCAGGGGCGACGACAAGGAAAAGCAAGTCGTTGATTTCATGTTGCAAGACATGGAGAAGTTGGGGCATCAGATGCTATCCATGTTGCATTCCCTGAAAAGGTCAAACAGCCACCGATCCGCTCTCTCCGTCTGCTCCTACAAGGCCAGGGAGCTTTGCTGCGCAACGTCCAGGTTACACAGGGTCATCTCCTCCAACTCCAAGGAACTTGCCATGGATCagcagcaggagggggaggaggagaagcttTTCAACAAGTTTCCTGCAGATGAGGATTACGAGCACGAGTTTGCGCGGTTagttgcagaagaagaagaggatcctCAGGAGGAGGATCCCAGAGATAGTGCGAGGAAGTTCGACGAGCTCGccaaggaggaggcggaggagcaaGCGGGGCTGGATACATCCTCAATGGAGTACCTCAACAAGAGGATGGAAGCCGAGCAGACAGACTTCGCCTACGTACGCACATCCTGGGAAAACTCATGGGCAAGCAAGGACGGAAGGTGCGGGGATTACTCAGATACAA CTGCATTGAGCCCTATGTACTTTACACACTACACACCCGGTGTCATCCCATCCCCTGCCGCCGTCACCGCCACCACCTTGCAGGTCTACTCCATCAAAATAAAGATTCTCAAAGACTTGAAGTGGCCACTCAGAGTGTATGGCGTGGTCGCTGCTCGAGACACCGTGGACCGCAACTGCAACATTCTCTTCCATCGCTCAAAGTCTCGGTGCCAGCAACTCACCCAACAA GATTGTTGCTTATGCTTGACTGGTCCATCTCGTGCCATTGTTGCTATGGACCCTGTTGACTTTGAAGTTGCACTCTATGCCGTTGAGGGGGTGGACAAAggaacaatgttgatgggcattgaCCACCGTGTTGAAGATGGCGCCACTTTCTCGCTCTCCGACCACCGTTGTGTAGCCGAGTTCAACCTTGAGCAGCTTGATAGATCCCTCCAGGCTACGATCTTGGGTGTACGCGTCACAAAAGGACCGTGGCCTTTCAAATATGGATGCCGAATTGTCTGCTCGTGGTCTCCATTTGCTTCGACGGATCACAAGGATGAGGATGTTGCTGCTGCCACTTACTGCAGGCGACTTGTGTTGCTTGACCACTGTGGTAAAGGAGTGCCTAGAGGATCAGATAATAATAAGTCGTACCTTGATCTCTCGAGGAAAGTGGTTTCGGTGGAATCAAAAGGAACGCTGAGAGTGGGCATAGAAGCATATGGAAAGTCTCGACGCTGGATTGCTCGAAAGGATCACATTGACTTCCCTGTTCACCACTGCCAAATAAGCATGCGTGAGTGTTCCCTTGGGGAGGCCACGGTGGAGGTTGCTGTAGCCTGGTCCTTGCTTGTCAATGAAAAGGCCGACCTCTTGCTTGATTACGCACCCATGTCTGGTAATTAA